A genomic segment from Pseudomonas sp. S09G 359 encodes:
- a CDS encoding MFS transporter: MTVAAHPPLSFKQALLAMLGISLVLMLSALDQTVIGNALPSIVAELDGFELYAWVATGYLLASIVTIPIFGRLGDYYGRKPFVLAATLIFTLASLVCALANDMLVLVIGRALQGIGGGMLIGTAFACIPELFPDTRQRLRWQMLLSALFSVVNAIGPGLGGYLTGAFGWRSVFYINLPLGGLALLIAWRCLPWYRPQQRVGIRLDWPGALLIALALGSLQLFVEWLGHSSLALSAALGLGCISAIIALWHWERRCPHALLPAALFSLPSLRVLFILSVAAGAIMFSLLFYLPLLLQGAYGYSPQDAGLLITPLALSITLGAIVNSRIVTRLRNPNLLPLAGFVALLLACVGLAVVGRGASFNELLGLILLAGLGLGFILLNLTVFTQTLAERQFLGVATALTQSLRLVGGLLGTAGMGVLVNLLYGAQLQRVFLAANHAEGIALYADPQALLHTPLEASPWLDLARDALAQSVGVGLLLCAGIGVLALMILYRLPPVRLHVVSATVAPEK, from the coding sequence ATGACCGTGGCGGCCCACCCTCCCCTGAGTTTCAAGCAAGCCTTGCTGGCCATGCTCGGTATCTCTCTGGTGCTGATGCTTTCGGCACTGGACCAGACGGTGATCGGCAATGCCTTGCCGAGCATCGTCGCCGAGCTGGATGGCTTTGAACTCTATGCGTGGGTCGCCACCGGTTACCTGCTGGCGTCCATCGTTACCATTCCGATTTTCGGGCGGCTGGGGGATTACTACGGGCGCAAGCCATTCGTGCTGGCGGCCACGTTGATTTTCACCCTGGCGTCGCTGGTCTGTGCCTTGGCCAATGACATGCTGGTGCTGGTGATTGGCCGCGCGTTACAGGGCATCGGCGGTGGCATGTTGATCGGCACGGCGTTCGCCTGCATTCCCGAACTGTTCCCCGATACCCGCCAACGCCTGCGCTGGCAGATGCTGTTGAGCGCGCTGTTCAGCGTGGTCAATGCCATCGGCCCGGGCTTGGGCGGGTATCTCACTGGCGCATTCGGCTGGCGCTCGGTGTTCTACATCAACCTGCCATTGGGTGGCCTGGCGCTGTTGATCGCCTGGCGTTGCTTGCCGTGGTATCGCCCGCAGCAACGCGTCGGCATCCGCCTGGATTGGCCTGGCGCGCTATTGATCGCCCTGGCGCTGGGCAGCCTGCAGCTGTTTGTGGAGTGGCTGGGGCATTCGAGCCTGGCCCTGAGTGCGGCGCTGGGGCTGGGTTGCATCAGCGCGATCATCGCGTTGTGGCACTGGGAGCGCCGCTGCCCCCACGCCCTGTTGCCTGCGGCGTTGTTCAGCCTGCCGAGCCTGCGGGTGTTGTTCATCCTGTCGGTGGCCGCCGGCGCGATCATGTTTTCGCTGCTGTTCTACTTGCCGTTGCTGCTCCAAGGCGCCTACGGCTACTCGCCCCAGGACGCCGGTTTATTGATCACGCCGTTGGCGCTGAGCATCACCTTGGGGGCCATCGTCAATAGCCGCATCGTTACCCGCCTGCGCAATCCCAATCTGTTGCCGTTGGCGGGGTTTGTCGCGCTGCTGCTGGCGTGCGTGGGCCTCGCGGTGGTCGGGCGTGGGGCCTCGTTCAATGAGCTGCTGGGCTTGATTCTGCTGGCGGGACTGGGCCTGGGCTTCATCCTGCTGAACCTCACGGTGTTTACCCAGACCCTGGCCGAACGGCAGTTCCTCGGTGTCGCCACGGCGCTCACGCAATCGTTGCGTCTGGTCGGCGGGTTATTGGGTACGGCGGGTATGGGTGTGCTGGTCAACCTGCTCTACGGCGCCCAGTTGCAGCGGGTGTTTTTAGCCGCCAACCACGCTGAGGGGATTGCCCTGTACGCCGACCCGCAGGCGCTGTTGCACACCCCGCTTGAAGCCTCGCCCTGGCTGGACCTGGCCCGTGACGCATTGGCCCAGTCGGTAGGCGTCGGCCTGTTGCTGTGCGCCGGCATCGGCGTGCTTGCCCTGATGATTCTGTACCGCTTGCCGCCGGTGCGACTGCATGTCGTGTCGGCCACCGTTGCTCCTGAAAAATAA
- a CDS encoding OprD family porin, producing the protein MELFNRAPTVLAGLCGLMIAQQGYAAGLVEDSKLNVLARNFFSNADNRSGAADPNYTQEWGQGFIANFESGFTQGTVGFGVDAIGMFGVRLDSGKGRHYNPQSTAFNGNVFPTDHDGRAVDEFGSLGLTAKARFAKTELKYGTLVPMLPVVMSTDRMLQQTFNGGQVQSKDLENFTFTLGQLEHVKGRGSSDQMGMSIPGANNARTGTFVNKFYYGGVDYKPSKDLTLQYYYGNLQDFYKQNFLGLKYDWQVGPGTLRTDLRHFDNHSDGANGNDPAYYTFGYYGDGVTKGKVDSRLNSALFTYLVNGHTIAAGLQQVSGDSDAVWLNQGDGSTAYFMTESMIGKFQRAGETTWQVRYGYDFASVGVPGLSFMGMYESGSNIRTPTGDKSEWERNLTVSYVIQQGPLKNLSIALRHASLRTEVTTQRDSDEHRVIVSYPMNIL; encoded by the coding sequence ATGGAGCTTTTCAATCGCGCACCAACCGTACTCGCCGGCCTCTGCGGCCTGATGATCGCCCAGCAGGGCTACGCCGCAGGCCTGGTCGAAGACAGCAAACTCAATGTACTGGCCCGCAACTTCTTCAGTAACGCCGACAACCGCAGCGGCGCGGCCGACCCCAACTACACCCAGGAATGGGGCCAGGGTTTCATCGCCAACTTCGAGTCGGGTTTCACCCAGGGCACCGTGGGCTTCGGCGTAGACGCCATCGGCATGTTCGGCGTGCGCCTGGACTCCGGCAAGGGTCGCCACTACAACCCGCAAAGCACCGCGTTCAACGGCAACGTGTTCCCCACTGATCATGACGGCCGCGCGGTAGACGAGTTCGGCAGCCTGGGCCTGACCGCCAAGGCGCGCTTTGCCAAGACCGAGCTGAAATACGGCACCCTGGTGCCGATGCTGCCAGTGGTGATGTCCACCGACCGCATGCTGCAACAAACCTTCAATGGCGGCCAGGTGCAGTCCAAGGACCTGGAGAACTTCACCTTCACCCTCGGCCAGTTGGAGCACGTGAAGGGCCGTGGCTCGAGCGACCAGATGGGCATGTCGATCCCCGGCGCCAACAACGCGCGTACCGGCACCTTCGTCAACAAGTTCTATTACGGCGGCGTGGACTACAAACCCAGCAAAGACCTGACCCTGCAGTACTACTACGGCAACCTGCAGGACTTCTACAAACAGAACTTCCTGGGCCTCAAGTACGACTGGCAGGTCGGCCCCGGCACCCTGCGCACCGACCTGCGCCACTTTGATAACCACTCCGACGGCGCCAACGGCAATGACCCGGCCTACTACACCTTCGGCTATTACGGCGACGGCGTTACCAAGGGCAAGGTCGACAGCCGCTTGAACAGCGCCCTGTTCACTTACCTGGTCAACGGCCACACCATTGCCGCCGGCCTGCAACAGGTCAGCGGCGACAGCGATGCGGTGTGGTTGAACCAAGGTGATGGTTCCACGGCGTATTTCATGACCGAGTCGATGATCGGCAAATTCCAGCGCGCCGGGGAAACCACCTGGCAGGTGCGTTACGGTTACGACTTTGCCAGCGTCGGCGTGCCGGGCCTGAGCTTCATGGGCATGTACGAAAGCGGCTCGAATATCCGCACGCCAACCGGCGATAAAAGCGAGTGGGAACGCAACCTGACGGTGAGCTATGTGATCCAGCAAGGCCCGCTGAAGAACCTGAGCATCGCGTTGCGCCATGCTTCGTTGCGCACCGAAGTGACCACCCAGCGTGACAGTGATGAGCATCGGGTGATTGTCAGCTACCCGATGAACATCCTGTAA
- a CDS encoding alpha/beta hydrolase: protein MGRVILLAMLFAQCAYAKPAPEQLMDAPVLREASDYSFSTLELDSADGARHYRIWLGRPLKVSTANPVAYLLDGNAAMAALDTPLLHRLAHSAAPPVLVAVGYATPLRIERNARTFDYTPQVGEGAQRDPLTAVPSGGAEPFLDLLTEQIRPLINQRLQETPRRQVLWGHSYGGLLVLYTLMTRPQAFDEYAAASPSLWWNGGVINTEGLAQRLHGKPRTLLMMRGDEEPASPAMRTGPKGEQGGAAKQLLASLQQVKGLKVQYQAFPGLSHGPMLPASLHYTLEHISQQP from the coding sequence ATGGGGCGCGTGATCCTGCTGGCCATGCTGTTCGCCCAGTGCGCCTATGCCAAGCCGGCCCCCGAGCAACTGATGGATGCGCCGGTGCTGCGCGAGGCCAGCGATTACAGTTTCAGCACCTTGGAATTGGACTCCGCCGATGGCGCTCGGCACTATCGCATCTGGCTCGGCCGACCGCTTAAGGTCAGCACCGCCAACCCCGTCGCCTACCTGCTGGACGGCAACGCGGCGATGGCGGCGCTGGATACGCCGCTGCTCCACCGCCTGGCCCACAGCGCCGCACCGCCGGTGCTGGTCGCGGTGGGCTACGCCACGCCACTGCGCATCGAGCGCAACGCCCGCACTTTCGATTACACCCCCCAAGTGGGCGAGGGCGCGCAACGCGATCCGCTGACGGCTGTGCCCAGCGGCGGCGCGGAGCCGTTCCTGGACCTGCTGACCGAGCAGATCCGCCCACTGATCAACCAGCGTCTGCAAGAGACGCCCAGGCGCCAGGTGTTGTGGGGGCATTCCTATGGTGGGTTGCTGGTGTTGTACACGCTGATGACCCGGCCACAGGCATTCGATGAGTACGCGGCTGCGAGCCCGTCGCTGTGGTGGAATGGCGGGGTGATCAATACCGAAGGCCTGGCGCAACGCCTGCACGGCAAGCCGCGCACATTGCTGATGATGCGTGGGGATGAAGAGCCCGCGAGCCCGGCGATGCGCACCGGGCCCAAGGGCGAACAGGGGGGAGCAGCGAAGCAACTGTTGGCCTCGTTGCAGCAGGTGAAGGGGTTGAAAGTGCAGTACCAGGCATTCCCTGGCTTGAGTCATGGGCCCATGCTGCCCGCGTCACTGCACTACACCCTGGAACACATCAGCCAGCAGCCATAA
- a CDS encoding TonB-dependent siderophore receptor, with protein sequence MFRLSLLAVSICSLLPVSSFAAQAPLPAQTEPSAPMELPTQTVLGTAQEEIKQMPGVSIITAEDIKKRPPANDLSEIIRTMPGVNLTGNSSSGQRGNNRQIDIRGMGPENTLILVDGKPVSSRNSVRYGWRGERDSRGDTNWVPADQVERIEVIRGPAAARYGNGAAGGVVNIITKQPGTETHGSATIYHNFAQHKAEGETERMNFGLNGPLTDALSYRVYGNIAKTDADDADINSGHESTRYGTQIGTLPAGREGVRNKDVNGLLSWKMTPEQTLDLEAGFSRQGNIYTGDTQNTNSNASVKSMLGHETNILYREHYALTHRGEWDFGSSLAYLQYEKTRNSRINEGLAGGTEGIFANTSFYTSVLRDLTAHGEVNLPLHAGVDQVLTLGTEWVESKLDDPSANTQTTTAGGAVSGLTSTNRSSTSSARIFSVFAEDNLELRPGTRLTPGLRLDHHDIVGDNWSPSLNLSQVLTDTLTLKAGIARSYKAPNLYQLNPNYLLYSNGQGCYGSTKSCYLQGNADLDAETSVNKELGIEYRNNDGVVAGLTYFRNDYKNKIESGLTPVGTATGGTGSTANANVFQWENVPKALVEGLEGNLSLPLAESLTWTNNFTYMLQSKNKQTGDVLSVTPKYTLNSMLDWQATQDLSLQASVAYYGKQTPKKYDYHGNRVTGSANNQLSPYAIAGVSGTYAITKNLSLTAGVDNVFDKRLWREGNAQGVNNIDGAGAATYNQSGRTLYTSLTASF encoded by the coding sequence ATGTTCCGCTTGTCCCTGCTTGCCGTGAGTATTTGCAGCCTGTTGCCTGTCAGCAGTTTCGCCGCGCAGGCCCCATTGCCTGCGCAAACGGAGCCGTCCGCGCCGATGGAATTGCCGACCCAGACCGTATTGGGCACCGCACAGGAAGAGATCAAGCAGATGCCCGGCGTGTCGATCATCACCGCCGAAGACATCAAGAAGCGCCCGCCGGCCAACGACCTGTCGGAGATCATCCGCACCATGCCGGGCGTAAACCTTACCGGTAACTCCAGCAGCGGCCAGCGCGGCAACAACCGCCAGATCGACATCCGCGGCATGGGCCCGGAAAACACCTTGATCCTGGTGGATGGCAAGCCCGTGAGCAGCCGCAATTCGGTGCGCTACGGCTGGCGCGGCGAGCGTGACAGCCGGGGCGACACCAACTGGGTGCCGGCCGATCAGGTCGAACGCATCGAAGTCATCCGCGGCCCGGCGGCCGCGCGCTATGGCAACGGCGCAGCGGGCGGCGTGGTCAATATCATCACCAAGCAACCGGGCACCGAAACCCATGGCTCGGCGACGATCTACCACAACTTCGCCCAGCACAAAGCCGAGGGCGAGACCGAGCGCATGAACTTCGGCCTCAACGGCCCGCTCACCGATGCCCTCAGCTACCGCGTGTACGGCAACATTGCCAAGACAGACGCCGATGACGCCGACATCAACAGCGGCCACGAATCCACGCGCTACGGCACCCAGATCGGCACGCTGCCGGCGGGTCGCGAAGGGGTGCGCAACAAAGACGTCAACGGCTTGCTCAGCTGGAAAATGACCCCCGAGCAGACCCTCGACCTGGAAGCCGGTTTCAGCCGCCAGGGCAACATCTATACCGGCGACACCCAGAACACCAACTCCAACGCCAGCGTGAAAAGCATGCTCGGCCATGAGACCAATATTCTCTATCGTGAGCACTATGCGCTGACCCACCGTGGCGAATGGGATTTCGGCAGCAGCCTCGCCTACCTGCAATATGAAAAGACCCGCAATAGCCGCATCAATGAGGGCCTGGCGGGCGGCACCGAAGGCATCTTCGCCAACACCAGTTTCTACACCAGCGTGCTGCGTGACCTGACCGCCCATGGCGAGGTCAACCTGCCGCTGCACGCCGGGGTCGACCAGGTGCTGACCCTGGGCACTGAGTGGGTCGAATCCAAGCTCGACGACCCCAGCGCCAATACCCAGACCACCACCGCCGGCGGCGCTGTTTCGGGGCTCACCAGCACCAATCGCAGCAGCACCTCGTCGGCGCGGATTTTCTCGGTGTTTGCCGAAGACAACCTCGAACTGCGCCCCGGCACACGCCTGACCCCCGGCCTGCGCCTGGATCACCACGATATCGTCGGCGACAACTGGAGCCCGTCGCTCAACCTGTCCCAGGTGCTCACCGACACCCTGACGCTGAAGGCGGGTATCGCCCGTTCGTACAAGGCGCCGAACCTTTACCAGCTCAACCCTAACTACCTGCTGTACAGCAACGGCCAGGGTTGCTATGGCTCGACCAAGAGCTGCTACCTGCAAGGCAATGCGGACCTGGACGCCGAAACCAGCGTCAACAAGGAGCTGGGTATCGAGTACCGCAACAATGACGGCGTGGTTGCCGGCCTGACCTATTTCCGCAATGACTACAAGAACAAGATCGAGTCCGGCCTCACGCCGGTCGGCACTGCCACAGGCGGCACCGGCAGCACCGCCAACGCCAATGTGTTCCAGTGGGAAAACGTGCCCAAGGCCCTGGTCGAAGGCCTGGAAGGCAACCTCAGCCTGCCGCTGGCCGAGTCGCTGACCTGGACCAACAACTTCACCTACATGCTGCAATCGAAAAACAAACAGACTGGCGACGTGCTCTCGGTCACGCCCAAATACACCCTCAACTCGATGCTCGACTGGCAGGCCACCCAGGACCTGTCCCTGCAAGCCAGCGTGGCCTACTACGGCAAGCAAACCCCGAAAAAATATGACTACCACGGCAACCGCGTGACCGGTTCGGCCAACAACCAACTGTCGCCGTACGCGATTGCCGGCGTGAGCGGCACCTACGCCATCACCAAGAACCTGAGCCTCACTGCCGGTGTCGATAACGTCTTCGACAAACGCCTGTGGCGTGAAGGCAACGCCCAGGGCGTGAACAACATCGACGGTGCCGGCGCTGCCACTTACAACCAGTCCGGCCGCACCCTGTACACCAGCCTCACGGCGTCGTTCTGA
- a CDS encoding sensor histidine kinase, which yields MQLRHPLLWKMAVLQVCACLLLVWLVWNWGLKVERNTYFLEQPDRGALAAYAAEAEQVAASGDREALERWRLALQRREHTWVAVLDEHLQSLGTTPLTAEQISHLTFMRKLSWPMSKRLEDELPYVSIAFAQHPERGRLVMQLPERLLPPGLTPWTHVFTHGVVPGLLALALGLVLYRHVVQPLNELRERANALSAGDLAPLASSSVTRRPDELGELARAYEHMAERLRQSLQQQRQLLRTLSHEIRTPLARLKIASESGLPPEQLEQRLAREVEDMRRLVDDSLNLAWLDTEKPRLDAEDVVVASVWEALVQDAHFETGWPLAALVCELDSTCQVRVHLNSFAQALENILRNAIRHSPAHGVVRLSGQREGDTWWLVIEDQGPGVAAGDLERIFDAYLRLDGTQGTGFGLGLSIARRAIALQGGELWATQGAAGLRMNLRLPAANV from the coding sequence ATGCAGCTACGGCATCCACTGCTGTGGAAAATGGCGGTGCTGCAAGTGTGCGCCTGCCTGCTGCTGGTGTGGCTGGTGTGGAACTGGGGCTTGAAGGTCGAACGCAACACCTACTTCCTCGAACAACCCGACCGCGGCGCGCTGGCCGCCTATGCCGCCGAGGCCGAGCAGGTGGCGGCCAGCGGCGATCGCGAAGCGCTGGAGCGTTGGCGCCTGGCTTTGCAGAGGCGTGAACACACCTGGGTCGCGGTGCTGGATGAGCACCTGCAGAGCCTGGGCACCACGCCGTTGACCGCCGAGCAGATCAGCCACCTGACCTTCATGCGCAAGCTCAGTTGGCCGATGAGCAAGCGCCTGGAGGATGAGCTGCCCTACGTCAGCATCGCCTTCGCGCAACACCCCGAGCGCGGCCGCCTGGTGATGCAATTGCCGGAACGCCTGCTGCCACCGGGGCTGACGCCCTGGACCCATGTGTTTACCCATGGCGTGGTCCCGGGGTTGCTGGCGCTGGCGTTGGGGTTAGTGCTGTATCGCCACGTGGTGCAGCCGTTGAATGAACTGCGTGAGCGCGCCAATGCGCTCAGCGCAGGTGATTTGGCGCCGCTGGCGAGCAGCAGCGTTACGCGCCGCCCGGACGAGTTGGGCGAGCTGGCTCGCGCCTATGAACACATGGCCGAGCGCCTGCGCCAGAGCCTGCAGCAGCAGCGGCAATTGCTGCGCACCTTGTCCCATGAAATCCGTACACCGCTGGCGCGCTTGAAGATCGCCAGCGAAAGCGGCCTGCCCCCCGAGCAGTTGGAGCAGCGCCTGGCCCGCGAGGTGGAGGACATGCGCCGGCTGGTGGACGACTCCCTCAACCTGGCCTGGCTCGACACCGAAAAACCGCGCCTGGACGCCGAAGACGTGGTGGTGGCCTCGGTGTGGGAAGCCCTGGTGCAGGATGCGCATTTCGAAACCGGCTGGCCGCTGGCGGCGCTGGTGTGTGAGCTGGACAGCACCTGCCAGGTGCGCGTGCACCTCAACAGCTTTGCCCAGGCCCTGGAAAATATCCTGCGCAACGCCATCCGCCACTCGCCCGCACACGGGGTGGTGCGCCTGAGTGGGCAGCGCGAAGGCGACACCTGGTGGCTGGTGATCGAAGACCAGGGGCCGGGGGTGGCGGCAGGCGATCTGGAACGTATCTTCGACGCCTACCTGCGGCTGGACGGCACCCAGGGTACGGGGTTCGGCCTGGGCTTGAGCATTGCGCGACGCGCCATTGCCCTGCAGGGCGGCGAGCTATGGGCAACCCAGGGGGCCGCGGGTTTGCGCATGAACCTGCGCCTGCCGGCGGCAAATGTTTAG
- a CDS encoding response regulator transcription factor, which yields MNTYHLESIPAPTPRILIIEDDVELCTHLSNHLSRRGFALNCAHSGDQGLDLALRMPVELILLDIMLPNESGLTILARLRHERGTPVILMSALGAEQDRITGFSQGADDYLPKPFSLAELDVRIDALLRRVAIDCGSQAAQLPRRSSALEFDAYAHDVRLNGHAAGLTSSEFRLLCTLHEHTGEALTKAFLYQHVLHRPYTRLDRGLDVHVCNLRRKLAAIHVQGLRIDAVRYQGYVLMCDGA from the coding sequence GTGAATACTTATCATCTGGAATCTATCCCGGCACCCACTCCACGCATCCTGATCATCGAGGATGACGTCGAGCTGTGCACGCACCTGAGCAACCATCTCAGTCGGCGTGGCTTTGCATTGAACTGCGCGCATAGCGGCGATCAAGGCCTGGACCTGGCGCTGCGCATGCCGGTGGAACTGATTCTGCTGGACATCATGCTGCCGAATGAAAGTGGCCTGACTATCCTCGCGCGGCTGCGCCATGAGCGCGGCACGCCGGTGATTTTGATGTCGGCCCTCGGCGCCGAGCAAGACCGTATCACCGGCTTCAGCCAGGGCGCGGATGACTACTTGCCCAAGCCCTTCAGCCTCGCCGAGCTGGATGTGCGCATTGACGCCTTGCTGCGCCGGGTGGCGATTGATTGCGGCAGCCAAGCCGCGCAATTGCCCCGCCGAAGCTCGGCCCTGGAGTTCGACGCGTATGCACACGATGTGAGGCTTAACGGCCACGCCGCCGGGCTGACCTCCTCGGAGTTCCGCTTGCTGTGCACACTGCACGAGCACACCGGCGAGGCGTTGACCAAAGCCTTCCTTTACCAACACGTGCTGCACCGACCCTATACCCGGCTGGATCGCGGCCTGGATGTGCATGTGTGCAACCTGCGGCGCAAGCTGGCGGCCATCCATGTGCAAGGTTTGCGCATTGACGCCGTGCGTTACCAGGGTTATGTGCTGATGTGCGACGGCGCCTGA
- a CDS encoding peroxidase-related enzyme (This protein belongs to a clade of uncharacterized proteins related to peroxidases such as the alkylhydroperoxidase AhpD.), with protein MSEPLDIQGFTNRSLGWKAWLPTLELAQANPTQLAVLEESHPQAKVSEYYLTLIHQPEVLRQRSLAFNAIMYAPGGLSRAERELASAVVSRINSCVFCASVHAQRFEQLAKRNDVIAQVFADPHSAGTTAREQAIVRFAIDLTLSPGEISAASLSALREQGLEDGEILDLIHAIAIFAWANRLMLNLGEPVWP; from the coding sequence ATGAGCGAACCCCTGGATATTCAAGGCTTCACCAACCGCAGCCTGGGCTGGAAAGCCTGGCTGCCGACCCTCGAGCTGGCCCAGGCCAACCCGACGCAACTGGCGGTACTCGAAGAGAGCCATCCCCAGGCCAAGGTCTCCGAGTATTACTTGACCCTGATCCACCAGCCCGAGGTACTGCGCCAGCGCTCCCTGGCGTTCAACGCGATCATGTATGCGCCGGGCGGCCTGTCGCGCGCCGAGCGTGAGCTGGCAAGTGCGGTGGTGTCGCGCATCAACAGCTGTGTGTTCTGCGCCTCGGTGCATGCCCAGCGTTTCGAACAGTTGGCCAAGCGCAATGATGTGATTGCCCAGGTGTTCGCTGACCCGCATAGCGCCGGCACCACCGCTCGGGAACAGGCCATCGTGCGCTTTGCCATCGACCTCACGCTCAGCCCGGGTGAGATCAGTGCCGCTTCGTTGTCGGCACTGCGCGAGCAGGGCCTGGAGGATGGCGAGATCCTTGACCTGATCCACGCCATCGCGATCTTCGCCTGGGCCAACCGGTTGATGCTGAACCTGGGGGAACCGGTGTGGCCGTGA
- a CDS encoding CMD domain-containing protein has translation MNSPVLPDLLTRLLLSEHSPVQGLRQARAKVTDATEGSYQALFAENLPGSLSLQERLLVAEYACQLTPQPELAAHYLERLQALPATQDSPRLKAILDFTRTLVLAPVEGDRQALAPLLDAGLETIDVVTLGQLIAFISYQVRLASGLKALEQLR, from the coding sequence ATGAACAGTCCTGTATTACCCGACCTGCTGACCCGGCTGTTGCTCAGCGAGCACAGCCCCGTGCAGGGCCTGCGCCAGGCGCGGGCCAAAGTGACCGATGCCACCGAAGGCAGTTACCAGGCGCTGTTCGCCGAAAACTTGCCCGGCAGCCTGAGCCTGCAGGAACGTTTGCTGGTAGCCGAATATGCCTGCCAGCTCACGCCACAACCCGAGCTGGCCGCGCACTACCTCGAGCGCCTGCAAGCACTGCCCGCGACCCAGGACTCGCCGCGCCTGAAAGCCATCCTGGATTTTACCCGCACCCTGGTGCTGGCCCCCGTGGAAGGTGATCGCCAGGCATTGGCACCGTTGCTGGACGCAGGCCTTGAGACCATTGACGTGGTCACCCTCGGCCAGTTGATCGCCTTTATTTCCTACCAAGTGCGCCTGGCGAGCGGGCTGAAAGCATTGGAGCAGTTGCGATGA
- a CDS encoding acyl-CoA thioesterase/bile acid-CoA:amino acid N-acyltransferase family protein — MARLAITPLDGLLDEPRRIVVEGLAPGAQVTLNSRTLRGGDRPWRSTATFVADAHGRVDLERDAPVAGDYLGVSAMGLLWSQRIEQGHSAAVFPETVLQPLQTRIDVQGSDQALVLVQRLAAAGVTRREVREDGLVGTLFQPAGAGPHPAVMVLNGSGGGINEARAALYASRGYNALALGYFKAPGLSEYISNTPLEYFEQGLAWMHRELAPADGFIALSGQSRGGELVLLLASLFPASVSAVIGYVPSALVHGGQAAADPAVGRDGPAWVYRGKPLVHLWNNNRHASWAARDAGLRNALAMNTALEDRDAVERARIAVERIRGPVLLLTAGDDAAWPSSRFGRMVTERLAQFEHPWPVQQRDFPLAGHSILLPYIPSTYSDDGQPEANAQANQQSWQAVVDFLHDAVATRRAHLKELQ, encoded by the coding sequence ATGGCGCGCCTGGCAATCACCCCTCTTGATGGTTTGCTCGATGAACCACGGCGCATCGTGGTTGAAGGGCTGGCGCCCGGCGCGCAAGTGACGTTGAACAGCCGCACCCTGCGCGGCGGCGACCGGCCCTGGCGCAGCACCGCGACGTTTGTCGCCGACGCCCATGGGCGCGTGGATCTCGAGCGGGATGCGCCGGTGGCGGGTGACTACCTCGGCGTATCGGCCATGGGCTTGTTGTGGAGCCAGCGTATCGAGCAGGGCCACAGTGCCGCGGTGTTTCCCGAGACGGTGCTGCAACCGTTGCAGACCCGCATCGACGTGCAAGGCAGCGATCAAGCGCTGGTGCTGGTGCAACGCCTGGCCGCAGCCGGTGTGACCCGGCGTGAGGTGCGTGAGGATGGCCTGGTGGGTACCCTGTTCCAGCCCGCCGGCGCCGGGCCACACCCGGCGGTGATGGTGCTCAATGGCTCCGGTGGCGGCATCAACGAGGCCCGCGCCGCGCTCTATGCGTCGCGCGGCTACAACGCGCTGGCACTGGGGTATTTCAAGGCACCGGGGCTGTCGGAGTATATCTCCAACACCCCGCTGGAATACTTTGAACAAGGCCTGGCCTGGATGCATCGCGAACTGGCGCCCGCCGATGGTTTTATCGCCCTGAGCGGGCAGTCGCGTGGCGGCGAATTGGTGTTGTTGCTGGCCAGCCTGTTTCCCGCGTCGGTATCGGCGGTGATTGGTTACGTGCCCAGCGCCCTGGTGCACGGCGGGCAGGCCGCCGCCGACCCGGCGGTGGGGCGCGATGGCCCGGCCTGGGTGTATCGCGGCAAGCCGCTGGTACACCTGTGGAACAACAACCGCCATGCGTCCTGGGCCGCGCGGGACGCCGGCTTGCGGAATGCGTTGGCGATGAATACCGCGCTTGAGGACCGCGACGCAGTGGAGCGCGCGCGTATAGCCGTCGAACGGATTCGCGGGCCGGTGCTGTTGCTCACCGCTGGCGATGATGCGGCGTGGCCGTCCAGCCGTTTCGGGCGGATGGTCACTGAGCGCCTGGCGCAATTCGAACACCCCTGGCCGGTGCAGCAACGCGACTTTCCGTTGGCCGGCCACAGCATTTTGCTGCCTTACATTCCCAGCACCTACAGCGACGACGGCCAGCCTGAGGCGAATGCCCAGGCCAACCAGCAGTCGTGGCAGGCCGTGGTGGATTTTCTGCATGACGCCGTCGCCACGCGCCGCGCGCATTTGAAGGAGTTGCAATGA